One Engystomops pustulosus chromosome 11, aEngPut4.maternal, whole genome shotgun sequence DNA window includes the following coding sequences:
- the LOC140106156 gene encoding glutathione S-transferase P 2-like — protein MPGYTLTYFPIRGRAEAIRLLLADQGASWTDDEVQMQDWAAGIRDLKKNAVFGQCPRFQDGDFVLYQSNTILRYLGRKYGISGSNDQEVAIIDMINDGVEDLRMKYYKFLFLENESNKEKYLTELATWLGFFEKILSNNNKGTKFLVGDKITYADYNLLDTLQCNLDLSPTCLSPYPLLSGYVERLLKRTNLSNYLKSEGRKRRPITPKHK, from the exons A TGCCTGGATACACATTGACTTACTTCCCCATAAGAG GGAGGGCAGAGGCCATAAGACTACTGCTGGCGGATCAGGGAGCATCGTGGACTGACGATGAGGTGCAGATGCAGGACTGGGCCGCAGGGATACGAGATCTGAAGAAAAATGCG GTTTTTGGTCAATGTCCTCGTTTTCAAGATGGAGACTTTGTGCTGTATCAGAGCAACACTATCCTGCGATACCTGGGCCGCAAATATG GTATTAGCGGCAGCAATGATCAGGAAGTCGCAATCATCGATATGATTAACGACGGAGTGGAGGATCTGAGAATGAAGTATTACAAGTTTCTATTTCTTGAAAAT GAATCCAACAAGGAAAAGTATCTGACAGAACTGGCCACTTGGCTTGGTTTTTTTGAAAAGATTCTCTCCAATAATAACAAAGGCACAAAATTCCTGGTGGGAGATAAG ATCACATATGCGGACTACAATCTCCTGGACACTCTGCAATGCAACCTGGACCTTTCTCCAACATGTCTGTCCCCCTACCCTCTACTGTCCGGCTATGTTGAACGGCTGCTAAAGAGAACAAATCTCAGCAATTACCTAAAATCTGAAGGTCGGAAGAGACGTCCCATCACTCCCAAGCACAAGTGA